One genomic window of Myxococcota bacterium includes the following:
- a CDS encoding HAD family hydrolase, with protein MPRLSALGSPREITAVLFDAGGTLIRLDHGFIAERAAARGVTLRLEALAEGEARARHEIDARAERERGVQDRDADRIAGYFGALLGYAGVGDADCAPLAAELAEEQRRANLWRVPLPGAAETLAGLRERGFRTGVVSNADGRVASLLGAAGLTDHLECILDSHLEGVEKPDPEIFARALTRLEVAADATVYVGDIYAIDVRGARAAGLEAILIDETGTYPERDCARIRRLADLLD; from the coding sequence GTGCCGCGCCTGTCTGCCCTCGGATCCCCGCGTGAGATCACGGCTGTCCTGTTCGACGCGGGCGGCACGCTGATTCGCCTGGACCACGGCTTCATCGCCGAGCGCGCTGCGGCGCGCGGGGTGACGCTCCGCCTGGAGGCGCTGGCGGAGGGCGAGGCGCGCGCGCGACACGAAATCGACGCACGCGCCGAGCGTGAGCGTGGGGTGCAGGATCGCGACGCCGACCGGATCGCTGGCTACTTCGGCGCGCTGCTGGGGTACGCGGGGGTGGGGGACGCCGATTGCGCACCCCTCGCCGCGGAGCTCGCCGAAGAGCAGCGGCGCGCGAACCTCTGGCGGGTACCCCTCCCGGGCGCCGCCGAGACCCTGGCCGGCCTGCGCGAGCGCGGCTTTCGCACCGGCGTCGTGTCGAATGCGGATGGCCGCGTGGCGTCGCTCCTCGGAGCGGCCGGGCTCACCGACCACCTCGAGTGCATCCTCGATTCCCACCTCGAGGGCGTCGAGAAGCCCGATCCCGAGATCTTCGCGCGAGCGCTGACGCGTCTCGAAGTCGCGGCGGACGCCACCGTCTACGTGGGCGACATCTACGCGATCGACGTCCGCGGCGCGCGCGCCGCCGGCCTCGAGGCGATCCTGATCGACGAGACCGGGACCTACCCCGAGCGCGACTGCGCGCGGATCCGCCGACTCGCCGACCTCCTCGACTAG
- a CDS encoding HPF/RaiA family ribosome-associated protein codes for MASNASIVVHFKDLEVDEEIRAAIERRCDVLSGEFREVERIELTLFEQGTGFEAHGHVLGKNTNVATQAHAEAARPASDQVLNRIERQLRKEHDKRIFSRRRGARKDPWKRREA; via the coding sequence ATGGCCAGCAACGCTTCGATCGTGGTGCACTTCAAGGATCTCGAGGTCGACGAGGAGATCCGAGCGGCGATTGAGCGCCGCTGCGACGTGCTGTCTGGCGAGTTCCGCGAAGTCGAACGCATCGAACTCACGCTCTTCGAGCAGGGTACGGGCTTCGAGGCTCATGGTCATGTGCTGGGAAAGAACACGAACGTGGCCACCCAGGCGCATGCCGAAGCAGCGCGACCGGCCTCGGACCAGGTCTTGAACCGGATCGAGCGCCAGCTCCGCAAGGAGCACGACAAGCGCATCTTCAGTCGCCGCCGAGGGGCGCGGAAGGATCCCTGGAAGCGTCGGGAGGCGTAG